The Callithrix jacchus isolate 240 chromosome 7, calJac240_pri, whole genome shotgun sequence DNA window CCTCCAGGAGGGAAGATGAAGGAGATTTGCAGGATCTGCGCCCGGGAGCTGTGCGGAAACCAGCGGCGCTGGATCTTCCACACGGCGTCCAAGCTCAACCTCCAGGTTCTGCTTTCGCACGTCCTGGGCAAGGATGTCCCCCGCGATGGCAAAGCCGAGTTCGCCTGCAGCAAGTGCGCTTTCATGCTCGATCGGATCTATCGGTTCGACACCGTTATTGCCCGGATCGAAGCGCTTTCTATTGAGCGCTTGCAAAAGCTGCTGCTGGAGAAGGATCGCCTCAAGTTCTGCATTGCCAGTATGTATCGGAAGAATAACGAGGACTCCGGCGCGGAGACCAAGGCGGGGAACGGGACGGTTGACATGTCCGTCCTACCCGATGCAAGATACTCTGCACTGCTCCAGGAGGACTTCGCCTATTCAGGGTTTGAGTGCTGGGTAGAGAATGAGGATCAGATGCAGGAGCCGCACAGCTGCCATGCCTCGGAAGGCCCTGGAAACCGACCCAGGAGATGCCGTGGTTGTGCAGCTTTGCGGGTTGCTGATTCTGACTATGAAGCCATTTGTAAGGTGCCTCGAAAGGTGGCCAGAAGCATCTCCTGTGGCCCTTCTAGCAGGTGGTCCACCAGCATTTGCACCGAAGAACCGGCGCTGTCTGAGGTTGGGCCACCTGACTTAGCAAGCACAAAGGTACCCCCAGATGGAGAAAGCATGGAGGA harbors:
- the LOC144577092 gene encoding uncharacterized protein LOC144577092; translated protein: MKEICRICARELCGNQRRWIFHTASKLNLQVLLSHVLGKDVPRDGKAEFACSKCAFMLDRIYRFDTVIARIEALSIERLQKLLLEKDRLKFCIASMYRKNNEDSGAETKAGNGTVDMSVLPDARYSALLQEDFAYSGFECWVENEDQMQEPHSCHASEGPGNRPRRCRGCAALRVADSDYEAICKVPRKVARSISCGPSSRWSTSICTEEPALSEVGPPDLASTKVPPDGESMEEETAGSSVESLDASVQASPPQQKDEETERSSKELGKCDCCSDDQAPQHGCNHKLELALSMIKGLDYKPIQSPRGSRLPIPVKSSPPGAKPGHSMTDGVSSGFLNRSLKPLYKTPVSYPLELSDLQELWDDLCEDYLPLRVQVYQMATHCLSDYS